TGGTTGCCACACACCTCATTGGCAGCTCTGGCCCATAGAACAACTCTATTTGGTCTGGTGTTgcgcccattatattaggtatgCTAAGAGAGAGGAATGGCTACCTCCGACTGTCTCTgggccacctttctgccctttctGGCTACATTCTAAGGGCCTTCTCCAGAACCTCTACTGCGGGGTGCCTGGTTCCAGGATCTGGCTTCTGTTGCATGGCTGCTCTCAACAGCACGAAGACCCCGACTTGGCACTAGAGTGAAGGTCAATGGTGTGGCCCAGCATGCAGTGCTCCAGCTGCTCCTCCACAGCCAACACCTGCCGAACAGCTTCTTCAAAGGCCACGGCCACGTTTGTGTCGTCCTTGGCACTGGTCTCCAGGTAGGGGTAATTTCCATTTTCCAAGCACCAGGCTTGGGCTTCTTCGGTGGTCACCTGCCTCTCCACCTTGTCTACCTTGTTGCCCAGCACAACGAAAGGGAAGTGGTCAGGATCCTTCACGTTGGCATAACAGACAAACTCCTTCTGCCAGTGGCCCAGATTCTCAAAGCTCTGGTGGTTGTCTACACTGAAGGTCAACAGGCAGCAGTCTGCCCCTCTGTAAAAGGGGGTCCGCAGGCTCTTGAAGCGCTCCTGGCCTGCCGTGTCCCAAATCTGGAGGGTCACAAAGCGCCCGTCCACTTCCAGGTCCCGGTTGAGGAACTCCACCCCGATGGTGTGGAAAGCTTGAGAGTCAAACTTGTTGGTGACGTAGCGGTTCATGAGGGAGCTCTTCCCAACGCCACCATCGCCCAGGAGAATCACCTTCAGCAGCAGCgacttcccactcatggcaacgGCCTgcaaccagaagaagagttggtttttatatgccgactttctttaccacttaaggaagaatcaaactggcttgcaatcactgtcacttcccctccccacaacagacaccctgggaggtaggtggggttaagagagctgtgactagaccaaggtgacccagctggctttgtgtgtaggagtggggaaacaaatccagtccaccagattagcctccgccgctcacgtggaggagtggggaatcaaagcccggttctccagatcagagtccaccgctccaaaccaccgctcttgaccactacaccatgctgacaaagAGACCCAAAGAGTTAAGATGAAGGAGTGGGGTGGGTGCAGGGGGTTTACATGCTCTCCTGGCAGAACAAGGATAAGGGCAACTCCCGGAGTGGGAGGGGACACAACACAGCCTGCCTCAAAGATGAGAAACTCAAAgaggctcccccacccctttccatgAGATTCTAATCTGAGGTTGGAAGCTGGGAGGCGCAGCTCTGATGGAGGCACCGAGGAggcacgggaggggaggggaggggaggggggcatgagccaggggtagggttgccaggcccttcggagcctgaggagggcggagtctggggagggacttcaacgccatagagtccgatggccaaagcggccacattctccaggtgagctgacctctatccgctggagatcagttgcaacagcaggagatctccagctgcgacctggaggttggaaaccccagcCAGGGGCAAGGCACAGCCACAAAGGCTCGACTTCCCGCCCTATCCCCACGCAGAGCCCGGGGCGCAGGCAGCAGGTGCGCGGGGCAGACCGCAGCCTCGAGGCCCGGGGAACCCTCGCCTTTGAACTGACGGCAGAGGGATGGCGTAGGCGTGACGCTGCAGCCCCAGAAGGAGGATGCCGCCCCGCGGAGGCCCCGGGAGGCCCCCGGCACGCTCCACCCGCAGCGCACCTGCTCGGCCGGCCCGGACCCGGGCGGCTCTGGGACGACGCGCGTCTCCTCCGCTCTCCCCGGCTGACCAGCAGCAGCGACCGTGCGGACCCCAGCGAGGCCGGCTCCTCTGCGCATGCGCCTGTCGGCTCCGGTCACTCCGCTGGAGGGGGAGGGATCCCCCCAGGCCACGCCCCCTCGTCCCCTCCCGGGAACGGGGACCGCGGGGCAGGTGCGCCGTCGCTTTGTGACTCGTGGCGGTTCCTCCCGGGCGGCTCCTCCTCCgcgcagcgtggtgtagtggttaagagcggtggttcggagtttTCATGTCCACCATGTTGCAGTAAAATCTTTACAGATGTGTCATTGGTTCCCAACAGGGGGTCCGGGgaccccccaggggtccacgagaactaaattaaggtccgcaaaacaaagctataaacccataataaattaatattttcaattaaaagttctctattataaaatatctattcaaacattattctaagtttaatgtttaactaacagttatgattaaagtttattttcaaattctcggaatttttgttttgaaccttggggtccctgcaccgaacaaaaaagtcctagtggtccctggtcaaaaaaaggttgggaaccagacATTAAATCTCTTTAAGGAGTATCAGGGTGGTTTCTCCTACCTTCATCGGCTGGTCATGGTGAAGTTTCATGATTGCGTCTTTCATCCTGATATCTTAGAAGGTAATCATCCCATCTCTTGGTTTAGTTTTCTTCAGCCTTGCCGGTAGGGGAATCCTATAAATTCTGTTTGCTGCGTGATCCAATTTCTGTTCATCTATTTGGGTTAACTCGGCCAGATTCCTTATCACTGCATCTCTAGTATCGCCTAAGTCCTAATAAAAGTTACGTAATCGCAGGTtctctctgatctggaggaccgggtttgattccccactcctccatgcgagcagcggaggctaatctggtgaactggatttgtttccccactcctccacatgaagccagctgggtgaccttgggcaagtcacagctctctcagccccacctacctcagagggtgtctgttgtggggaggggaagggaaggtgatttgttgCTTTTAAGATTATTTATATGTATGTTGGATGTATTGTTGTTCACCGCCCTGAGCCTAACGCCCTTGGGAAAGgaggggatataaataaaataaacatcacTCGGATCTCTTAATAAaaagggccccgtggcgcagagtggcaagctgcagtgctgcagtcgaaagctctgctcatggcctgagttcgatcccgacagaagttggtttcaggaaattggtttcagccttccatccttccgaggtcagtaaaatgagtacccagcttgctgggggtaaagtatagggCAGTGGCAAAACCGCCCCATAAACAtggtctgcttagtaaacgttgggatgtgatgtcaccccatgggtcaagaatgacccggtgcttggacaggggactacctttaactttcACCGATCACTTAACGAGACCTCTGGCCGAGCCCTGGGAACTGGAGGTGAAGCAACAAGAAGCGAGGCTGGGCCTTGTCACACTTCTCCACACTGGCTGCAGTGCTTATTTCTTGCTTagccagcttcccctccccaaacgtgtTCTTGGTCTCTTCCTGCCTTTGGAGGTCTCTTTTGTGGGACAAACTGGCTGTAGCCCAGTGGCTTGCAGTCAATTCTGGGTGCCTGAAGAGAGGTGTGCAAAGGTGTGGCAAAGAACGTTTTTGGTCTGAGCAGGCCAGAAGAACACATTTGAGAGCGAGCAAAGGACAAGAACTCACCTGCTACCTGGGGCCATGAACATGAGGCACAAATTGGGCTTCTGGCTATTCAAATAAGCACAGTGCAGGCAGAACAGGTTGCTATTCCTTGATATGAGTGGCAGCCAAAACTTCGGCATGGAACATGGCAGAGCTTTTCTGCTGACAGTGGCTTGCTGGCCAGATTCTTGGGGTCTTTGTAGGAGAACAAGGGGATCCCAGAAGAAGGGTGTAAAGCAGCACCTGGGgcacttttgacccaaggagagAGGGCCAAGACAGGAACCTAATTGCAGAGAGAGTGCTGTTGACTCCTGCAGGGCAACCTGGGGGAGTGAGAGCAAAGATATCATAGGAAGGTCCTGCCAAAAGCGCCCTTGCCTTTGCCAGGAAATTTGGACTGTGCAAACATCACGCTGCTGCCACGCAATAGATAGGTAGTAAATACCACCAGCCCATGCAGCTGAGGATGGTGCCCAGAGGAGAGTGAGAAAGCAGGCATGATTGGGGGCTCCTAGCCAGGCATCTGTCAGAGCCCCATGAGCAGAGCCCAGGCATCATTTTTCCTGGGCCTCGCACAAACTTGTAATGTGATCATCTCTCATACATACAACCTCATGAGTCATGAAAGAAAAAATGCCTGTTTTACTTCTGGAATGACAAATCAGAGCGCGGTGAGGGCTTGCTGATTGGTTTCCCTTCTAAGCCGTGCTGTTTCCCCCTAGGGCCCTGCTCAGGAATCTCAGCTTGGGAGAGGGGTGCTAAGTGAATTTCTAGGACATGATTGCAAAAGGGGGAAGATAGCACTACAGATAAAGCCCGCCGGGGTCTGATACCTCTGGAAAGacggcggttaaggggagacatgatagaggtctataaaattatgcatggtatggagagagtggaggagcatttctccctctctcataatactagaatgtggagtcatctggtgaagctggagggtgggagattcaaaacagataaaaggaaatatttcttcacacaacgcatagttaaattgtggaactccctgccccaggatgtggtgatggctgccaacttggatggctttaagaggggagtggacatgttcatggagggctatctatggctataagtcaaaatggatgctagtcatgatacatacctattctctccaagagcagagaagcatgcctattaggtgctttgaaacacaggcgggacagtgctgctgcagtcatcttgtctgtgggatTCCTAGAAGCACGTGGTTGGCCATTATGTGATCAGACTACTGGACATGATGGactttggtgtgatccagcatggcctttcatatgttcctatgtgtgggaaaccccccccccccatctgccaaTGCTCATTTCTACCAACTCATTGCAATGTGTGGACATCTGAAAGGAAATGCCAGGTAACCAAAGAAGGCCCTGCCTGGCTCGTGGTTCCTGGCTCCCAGGCCTCCCTATTCTTCTAACTCCAGCCCAGCCCTGACCTGCAGGCTCTGTTTGTTCCTGCCTCAGGGAGCGGCCTCTGTTCTCCTGACCTTGtgcaagggaggggaaggcacTCAGTGCATTAAGAATACAACAGGTTTCTTGGCTGAAATACACACCTGAAAAGCAAACAtcgttttggtgccacaaccaatgCCGAGGCAGTGGTGCAGAGACTCCCAGATGGGAGATTCCCAGCACTTCTCAAACTCTCCAGATTAGGCACTGGGAACATATAATTCTTCCCTCCTCTCAGCAAAAACATTTGCAACCACTGTGCAGACAGTGGTTAATCAAGTGTTAATGGCAGAGGTTGGCCAGTGTCCATGGCATGCCTAGTGACCAGTGACATACCTTTCTCTGATCTCCAAGTCTGGCACCGTTTCACATACCTTTTGAACCTTTgattttaaaaacctgtttttcccccctcagatCTTAAAAGTCTGTGCGCTGCTCAGCTAGTCCTTGCAGCAAAGCAAAATTGTTGATTGCAACCAaccattcctccccaccccttcccagaAGGGATTCCTCACTGTTCAACgctcctttttcttcttgtaATTTATATTGCTTTTGGTCTCTGCTCAGCATCTCTCGTACACCAGATGCCTGCAGTTCTTGGTGAAATGGGCTACTACGAGCACCCAGTTAAGAGGGTTTTGTGGGGCTGGTAATTGTCTGGAACTCTGCCAAGCTTTGTCTGGAGTTTTGCCAATCTGCAGACCATTTCCATGCATGGGCTGTGCACCTCTGGCCCTGCTGTTCTTGAAACAGCAGTTCACGTGCTAGAAAGGAAGACTAGAAGGTCATGGTACCCCTCCATCCTATTCCAGCCACCAGCTGCTCCAAGGTCAAGAGAACCCCCTTGCAAACCCCAGCTGCTCCACAAATATACACTCCTAGTAAGAAAATAGCAAATAGGCACTCCCTTGGGGAACTCAGGATGAAGAATGCGCTCTGCTATTTTGTGGCAGGTTTATATTTGTCATGGAGGACTTCTGGAATCTGTAGAATGTGCAAAATGGCAATTATTGCTGCTTCGGAGAGCCCTGTGCACTGCTGAGCTGGTGCAATTGGTCCTAAAACAAAGGGATCCATCCACTTTCCCCAGCATAAGAGAACAGGTGAGGAGTTTTCAGAGGGGGAGGATGCTCAGACAGGCTTGCACACTCAGGATAGTCTTCCCATCTGTCTGCTGTAGAGAGAGACCTGCCTAGGAAAGCCTGAGGGTGGGGGTAaaacctttatttaaaaaaaagaaaaagatttggTCCCTGATATTGAGTTAAAAGGTCTGGGGAGAGGCTTGTGTGAGAAACCTGGGAGAACCACAGCCACGCTCAAAGCCCTTCTGCACAGTTGCTTCCCAAATTTTGCTTTTGTCATGAGATTATTACATTTTCTGGGCTGTCAAACGATCAGTGGGACTGTGATGCAGGCCAGCTGTTGATGGATGAGCATCAAAAGGCAGCTTTGGGCATAACTTCTGATGAACTGGGCACCTTCTCCACCCCTTCCTCTTTGCTCAAACACATCCTGCAATTTTCTCTGTTTTATTGTCACAGGAGTTGGAAATACTTTGAGcagctgggagaaaaatgggtgAAAGATTCATAACAACACCCTTCATGTTTGTACACATCTGGTGGGACTATGCAAGCATTTCTCTTTCTTGCCTTGCATCCAGAGAGCTGTTCCTCAGGTGGGGAATAGGTGGGCTTAATGGGAATGAGTGGGAAGGGGAAGTTGCACTTTCTTGGTCTCACTCTAGAAAATGGCCAAGACAGATCTTGTGGCATGGGCAGTTCAAATCCCACATCTGCTATGACCTCATTGAGCAGCTTAGGCAAGTCATTGGTCTTGCAGCTTCTGTATCCCTATCTGTAGTATTTGGTTAACACAGCACTGGTCAGCCTTGCTGGATTGTTGTAGGGATGACCAAAATGCTACCTGAGGAAGACTCTTAACTTCTGTGGATGAAGCTAGGCAAATACTAATTGCTGTTCAACTTCCATTCTCCACTATGGAAGAAGAGTGAGCTTCCCATACTGGAAGCAAATCTGTTGAGCTCTGTCTGGGCAGAGCAAACAGGTCCCATAGAGACCAGGCCTCAGGAGCACCCAATGAAAGTCCCTGGACAGAAGGAAGACAGAGCAAGACAAGCAGCAGGAGGACTGGCCCAATGGACAAAGGGCAAATCAGACTAAGGCCAACtattgcagcccccccccatgtATGAAAAGCACTTAGCACCTCTCTGAGTGCAGAGGGTTTGCATTCTTGCAGCCTGTGCACTCTGCCACATTTCATAATATCTCCAGTTCTAACAAGCCTAGAAGAATCTGGCAACTCCCCTCCTGAAGGAGTTCACACTCTGGTAttgttttctcctctcctcttgaaGGCAGCAGCCCCTTTTCCATGCCCATGCAAATGGAACTGAGCAGGTGGCAACTTGCACAAATGGACAGAGGCCGTCCACAGGAAGGCCAAGTTCTGTTCTCAATCATCAATTTATTAAGGGTCAGCTTGTCTTCTGTACCCTAAATCATTCTCCCCCTCTGCTGTGCGGGCCTTTCAGATGGGGATTTCCAGGCCTGTTGCTTTTGGGAAGGAGGCTGGGACTCAGATCTTTGCATAGGGCATTGCCTGAAGGTGTTCAGGCACCCTCTGTGAAATAAGAGGGGCTTGCAGAGCTGGGACACGATGAAGCTGTTTCccccaaggaggagggttttCCAGCGATGAGCCCTAATGAAACATCCAATTCAATTTCATTGGACACCTGGCTTAGCTTTTGCATCATTTGTTTCAACCTCATTCAATTAATTTCATGCATTTCAACTCTGACCAGCTAggttgtggagaaatgccctccctctaagaagaagaattggtttttatatgccgactttttctactgcttaaggaagaataaaaccggcttacaatcaccttcccttcccctccccacaacagacaccctgtcaggtaggtgaggctgacagaatgtgacttgcccaaggtcactcatctggcttcatgtgcaggaatggggaaacaaatccagttcaccagattagcctctgccgctcatgtggaggagtggggaatcaaacccaattctccagatcagactccactgctccaaaccgctgctcttaaccactataccccgctGGCTCAATCAATGTGACTGCACTCTGTGTGTTGAAACCGAGCTGCAAACTCAGagctggcaggaaggaggggaaCAGGGGAGAAGCCATCCGATTCCAAGCACAGGGGTgaaaggggtggtggtgctgAGTGGAGACTTGGGATGGCTGTGGGGTTTTCCAATACCTAGGGGACCAAATGGAAGAAACCGGGGTGGCCTTCCAAGTCTTCATATAGGTGATGGacaggactagggctgtcaattcggttcggtccgaactgaaaatcaaccgaatttcccctgattcggtgcttttctgttcggacggatccgaactcaaaactggcgggcaaccgggggggccgaattcagcaaattcgggagtttgcgaataaattcggccaattcggccgtcagtaagcagcataaccgtcagtaagcagcattctcctcccccggccaatcggtgggcaagctgggtcttcttctggccaatcagtcaggattgagtactggaggaatcagctgatgtgcggcccggccagggagagagagagagagagcgaaatcctcgtgtgtgtgtgtgtggggtgcttgtgcacattcgctcctttctgtggctgcagggggcgcattttttggggtgcacacacaaaactttcactggaacttc
This window of the Euleptes europaea isolate rEulEur1 chromosome 13, rEulEur1.hap1, whole genome shotgun sequence genome carries:
- the RAB9B gene encoding ras-related protein Rab-9B — its product is MSGKSLLLKVILLGDGGVGKSSLMNRYVTNKFDSQAFHTIGVEFLNRDLEVDGRFVTLQIWDTAGQERFKSLRTPFYRGADCCLLTFSVDNHQSFENLGHWQKEFVCYANVKDPDHFPFVVLGNKVDKVERQVTTEEAQAWCLENGNYPYLETSAKDDTNVAVAFEEAVRQVLAVEEQLEHCMLGHTIDLHSSAKSGSSCC